Proteins encoded together in one Benincasa hispida cultivar B227 chromosome 1, ASM972705v1, whole genome shotgun sequence window:
- the LOC120071039 gene encoding uncharacterized protein LOC120071039, whose protein sequence is MPSLQTALPPELANNVIRLYRECLRRAKYIGHQQHNTELLVSMVRQQFRKNMRETDPEKIQKLKDDAARGLINHILYESERMSGRKFSQSS, encoded by the exons ATGCCATCTCTACAAACTGCTCTACCTCCTGAGCTTGCGAATAATGTCATTAGG CTTTACCGCGAGTGCCTTCGAAGAGCCAAGTATATTGGTCATCAG CAACATAACACCGAGCTTCTTGTTAGTATGGTGAGGCAACAATTCAGAAAAAACATGCGTGAGACTGATCCCGAGAAGATTCAGAAGTTGAAAGATGA TGCTGCTAGGGGACTAATAAACCATATTCTATACGAATCTGAGAGAATGTCGGGTCGAAAATTCAGCCAAAGTTCTTGA